A region of Triplophysa dalaica isolate WHDGS20190420 chromosome 20, ASM1584641v1, whole genome shotgun sequence DNA encodes the following proteins:
- the pfn1 gene encoding profilin-1 translates to MSWDSYISSLTKSEWVDDAVIIGHAAGQESVWASTPGGWLCKVTPAEVQAIVANDRSSLFANGVSLAGRKCTVLRDTLNVDGQNTLDVKMKTSEKEPEPFSITIGKSQKALIIAKGVKDAHGGKINPPVFDMAAYLRKMNM, encoded by the exons ATGAGTTGGGACAGTTACATCAGCAGCCTGACAAAGAGCGAATGGGTGGATGATGCGGTCATCATCGGGCACGCGGCGGGTCAGGAGTCCGTCTGGGCGTCAACTCCCGGTGGATGGCTGTGCAAAGTCACG ccagCAGAAGTCCAGGCTATTGTAGCCAATGACCGCAGCAGTCTGTTTGCTAATGGCGTGTCTCTGGCGGGTAGGAAGTGTACGGTGCTGAGAGACACTCTGAATGTGGACGGTCAGAACACCTTGGACGTCAAGATGAAGACCTCAGAAAAAGAGCCCGAGCCGTTTTCAATCACCATCGGCAAATCTCAAAAAG CTCTTATCATCGCTAAAGGAGTAAAGGATGCACATGGAGGAAAAATTAATCCACCCGTCTTTGATATGGCAGCGTACCTCAGAAAAATGAACATGTGA